Genomic window (Agrobacterium larrymoorei):
TCAGCTATTTGCGTCGCTTCCCCTTTGACAAGATAAAGATCGACCAGTCATTCCTGCGCGGCGCATCTCATCGCGAGGAGGCCGCAGCAATCATTGCCGGGACATGCGATCTTGCCCACCGGCTGAAGTTGACGATCGTTGCCGAAGGCATCGAAACCGAAGAGCATCGTGAAATTGTGCGAGCCGCGGGATGCCACTTGGGTCAGGGCTATCTGTTCGACAAGCCTCTGACAGCCGAAGCATCCATATCAAGGATCGCCTTCGAAATGGAACCCGATGTCTTTCAGAAGTGTGGATAGAAGGATCAATGCTACAGGGGTGAAGCCTAGCTGACGAAACTGCCAAATGGTCAACTTGGTGCCCGATGTGGGTAACGGCAAAGCATCTCGGTCGGCGAACTTTGGACGAAAACTCCCCTCACGCAGCATGCAAATGTCATGATCTATAACACGTCCAAATCCTTGACACCGTGGCGAGCGAAAAATCGGTCGAGATCGCGCCGCTGGGGCGCAATGCCGGTATAGACCTCTACGTAATGCGGAATGCGCTTCATGCGCAAAGCAATATCCTCTTGCGTGCGCATCGAGACGTAGCCGATCTGAACGAGATAGGTGGTGCGCGCCCGAACATCCGCATCCAGCTCAGTGTGGCCAAACCGCATAAACATATGCTGCAGCGCAGATAGCCTTGCACGGTCGGCAACCTCTATCTCCTTCGATATGTCCTCGGACTGCAGGGCCCAGCTCCGCACGGCAAATTCAAAGCGTGGATCGAAAAGTTCGGTGTCGATCCAGCAGTCAAAGACATTGAACATCGCCTCAACGACGCTTTCAGCATAGGCCTCACATTGTTTGACTAGGTTGCCGGTGTTCTTTTCCCGCCAGCGTGTGAGAAGCGCTGCCAGAAGCTCTTCTCTGTCCTTGAAGAACCAGTAGAAGCTCGTGCGGGACAAGTTCAGCTTTTTCCCGAGCGGTAGGATTTTGACCGACTCTACGCCGGTTTCCAGCAAGGCCTCATAGGCTGCCTGCAACCACACCTCTTGCGAACCACGCCAGCCACTATCGTTTGAAATCTCTGTCATGACTGCTTCCTATCGAAACGCTGGGTCGGCAACAATCGCGCAACTGGCATGGAGATGTGAAATGTACTTTGATGTTCTCTATATTGACACTTGTGTACATTATTTTTAGGCTTGTCCGCAACCCATCTTGCGGAGAAAGCCGATGTCGAACGATCCCCTCCTCCAGCCTTTTCAACTCAAGCACCTGACGCTTCGAAATCGTATCATCGTCACGGCGCACGAACCGGCTTATCCTGAAGACGGCATGCCGAAGGAGCGGTATCGCGCCTACACGGTCGAGCGCGCGAAAGGTGGTGTTGCGCTGACGATGACAGCCGGATCAGCTGCCGTATCGAAAGATAGCCCTCCTGTTTTCAACAACCTGCTCGCCTACAAGGACGAGATCGTCCCATGGATCCGCGACATGACGGATGCCGTGCATGAGCAAGGTTCGGCGATCATGGTCCAGCTCACCCATCTTGGCCGTCGGACCCGGTGGGACAAGGGCGACTGGCTGCCGGTCGTCGCCCCGTCGCATCACCGCGAGGTGGCGCATCGCGCCTTCCCCAAGAAGATAGAAGATTGGGATATCGAACGTATCATAAAGGACTTTGCCGACGCTGCGGAGCGGATGAAGGCAGGTGGCATGGATGGCGTTGAACTGGAGGCATACGGCCATCTCCTCGAGCAGTTTACCTCGCCCCGTACCAATGAACTGGATGGCCCCTATGGCGGCTCGCTCGACAACCGCATGCGCTTCTGTCTCGATGTGCTTGGCGCCATCAGAAAGCGCGTTGGCGACGACTTCATTCTGGGCATTCGCTACACGGCAGACGAGCGGCTGTCGGACGGCACGGGGTCGGAAGAGGGTCTTGAGATATCGCGACGCCTCAAGGATAGCGGCCTCATCGACTACCTCAATATCATCCGAGGCCATATCGATACCGACCCAGGTCTGACGGATGTCATTCCTATTCAGGGCATGGCCAACTCGCCGCATCTCGATTTCGCCGGCCAGATCAGATCGGCGACCAACTTCCCCACCTTCCACGCCGCAAAAATTCCCGATGTTGCGACAGCTCGCCACGCCATTGCGTCCGGCAAGGTCGATATGGTTGGCATGACCCGCGCCCATATGACAGACCCCCATATCGTCCGTAAGATTATGGAAAAACGCGAGGACGACATAAGGCCCTGTGTCGGCGCGAATTACTGTCTTGATCGCATCTACCAGGGCGGCATGGCCTTCTGCATCCATAATGCCGCGACAGGGCGAGAAGTCGATATGCCTCACACCATACCCAAGGCCCCCCAACGTAGAAAAATCGTCATCGTCGGTGCGGGACCGGCGGGGCTTGAGGCGGCGCGTGTGTCTGCGGAACGCGGCCATTCGGTGGTCGTCTTCGAGGCCGCCAACAATGCCGGTGGACAAATCCGTTTGACGGCTCAAAGCGAACGCCGCCGCGAGATGATCAGCATTATCGACTGGCGAATGAGCCAGTGCGAGAAACTCGGTGTTCAGTTTCACTTCAACACCTGGGCTGATGTGGAGACAGTGGAAGCTGAAACGCCAGATGTGGTGATCATCGCCACAGGCGGGCTTCCCCATACCGAGGTTTTGGCGGCTGGCAACGAACTCGTGGTTTCGTCATGGGACATCATCTCGGGCGATGTCAAACCCGGAACGAACGTCCTTATCTATGACGATGCTGGGGACCACGCAGCACTCCAGGCTGCCGAGATTGCCGCAAAGGCCGGTGCGAAGGTCGAAATCATGACACGTGACCGCGCGTTTGCACCCGAGGTCATGGGCATGAATCTCGTGCCCTACGTCAGAGCATTGCAGAAGCTTGAAACCACGTTCACGGTGACTTACACGTTGGCTGCGGTGGAGCGAAGCGGAAACCAGTTGCTGGCGCATATCGGCAGCGACTATGGCGGCGTCGACAAGCGCAAGCTCTTCGACCAGGTGGTGGTCAACCACGGGACGCGGCCTCTCGATGAACTCTACTTCGAGCTCAAGCCTCGCTCGGTCAACGGCGGTGAAGTCTCCTATGATGAGTTGATCGCAGGCGAAGCCCAATCCGTATCGCGAAACGAAAATGGCACGTTCCAGCTTTTCAGGATTGGCGATGCGGTGGCAGCCCGTAACACCCACGCCGCAATCTACGACGGTCTGCGGTTGGCGAAGGATCTCTGATCGATCACATCCAATCGAAACGAATATGAACGCATCCCGGACGGCTCGTTGGAGAGCCGTCGCTCACGCGCCGCAGTGACGACGTTGGCAAGGAACCGGCGGGCGAGAATTTTGTTCTCGCTAGCCGGTGAAATTGCTAATGAAAGAAATGCTGATGGATGTGAGTGCGTCTAGACCAAAAAAGAAAAGAACCGCCACACCCAATCCCATTCCTCAACCGATAAAGCCATTGAAGCTGCCGCCGGGATTCGTTGCAACCAGACTGGCCGCATTGATCACTCAGTCCAAAAACCCGCTCTGCTACGTCGCGGCGAGCGAGGGAGACGCTGACCGGATCGCTGAAGCGATAAGTGCTCTATTCCCAAAAATAAACCATGTGGTTTTTCCGCCCTGGGATTGCTTGCCATATGATCGCGTCCCGCCTTCGCGCCACTGCATGGGCCGCCGAATGGACGCGTTACGCATATGGACGAAGGAAGGATCCGATCGTCGGCTACTACTGACCTCCTTGGAAGCGCTGCTTCAACGTGTGCCCCCGGAAGACCTCATTGCCGAAAGCGTCTTCGAACTAGACGTCGGAACGCCGTTCGACCGCGACGCCTTCATGGATTTCATCCGACGCACGGGATACACCGAAGAAGGCGTTGCTGACGATCCAGGTGAATTGGTTGCCCGTGACGGTGTCATCGACATTTATCCCGCGGGCGCTCCAGGGCCAATGCGGATTGTCCTGGACGAGAATGACACCGTTATCGAGCTGCACGGCTTCAACCACCTTTCGCAACGCACGGAAAGTTCTTTGGAAAAGGTGGCGATCGGCCCGGCATCTGAGGTCATCAAGGGCGAAGAGGTCTCAGAAGGCGCAGACCTCTCGACCGGCATCATCGAGACGTCGCTCATTCGCCAATATGACGTCATGCCGAGCGTGTTCGATCTCTTGGGAGAGGCGAGCTTGATTCTGGGTCAAGGCATCGACGACAGGCTGGCGCACCATCTGGAGATCATTGATGACGCTCGCCAGGCACATATTGATTTTCATGCATCGGATGCACCATCGCGTCGATCGTTCTATCTCGACCGCAGCGAATGGGCCGAGCACACCGGTCGTTTACGGATAGAGACCCTAAACGTTGACGCGGGGTACGAACTGCCGACGAAGACATACGAGGCGGATTACCGTAAGTCGGTGACCAAGTTCGCGCAAGACGCCCTGCAAGAGCAAAAAAAGGTCGTCATTGCCGACAATGGGAAGCGCGCGGAGGCCCTTTATCGGCGACTGGAGAAAGTTGCGGAATCGACAGACGGCCCAGTCGCTCAATGGGATGACGTATTGAGAGCTGCCCCGGGCACTCTCATGCAGATCGCCTGCAATCTCCAAGAGGGATTTGTCGATACAAGGCACGGTGTCGTGGTCGTTGCGGCACCCGATGAAGCGATGGCTGACACTACCTCCCATCAACTGCTCGCCGAGCCAGAGCTTCAGATCGGCGACGTGGTTGTGCACGAAGACCATGGCGTGGGCGTTCTCAAGGATCTCAAGACGATCATGGTCGAAAACGTCTCTCGCGACGCCGCACGATTAGAGTATCGCGATGGAGACTCAATCCTCGTCCCCATGCAAGAGTTCGACAAGCTTTGGCGCTATGGTTCGGAGCCAGATGCCATTTCGCTCGATCGTCTCCACACCGAAGCTTGGAGCAAAAAGAGACAGAAGATTGCGGAGGATATCCTTTCCACCGCCCGTCACCTTTCAAAAATCGCCAAGCACAGGCAATCCTCACCGGCAGAGACATTTACCCCTGCCCGTTCTCAATTTGCAGCGTTTACCCGTCGTTTTCCTTTCGCCGAAACCCGCGATCAATCGAAAGCGATCAATGACGTTCTTGCCGATCTCGCATCCGGACGAGCCATGAACCGTCTCGTGTGCGGAGATGTCGGCTTCGGAAAAACTGAAGTCGCGTTACGCGCAGCGGCAGCGGTGGCCCTCTCCGGCGGACAGGTTGCTGTTGTCGCGCCCACGACCGTTTTGGCTCGCCAACACTTTCAAACTTTCGCGCAACGCTTCGAAGGAACGGGCATTTCGGTCGGGCTGCTGTCTCGACTTGTGAAGCCCGGAGACGCCAAGCAAACGAAGGCGGCACTCGCTGACGGTACGATCGGTGTGGTCGTAGCAACCCAGGCCATCTTCGCAAAGGACGTCCGCTTTGCGCGCTTGGGGCTATTGATCGTGGATGAGGAGCATCGTTTCGGGTTGAAGGAGAAGAGCGCTATGGCCAAGCTCGCGCCTTCCCTTCACACGCTTATGATGTCGGCGACGCCAATTCCGCGAACACTGCAATCGGCAATGGTCGGCGTTCAGGAGGTCAGCCTGCTCACCACGCCGCCCTTGCGAAGGCGTCCGGTGCGCACCTCACTCGCTGCTTTCGACCGCGCCTCCATGCGAACCGGCTTGATGCGCGAGCATCGCCGCGGCGGCCAAAGCTTCGTCGTCGTCCCTCGCATTGAGGACATTGAAGGCGTCGAAGCGATCCTTAAGAGCATCGTTCCGGACCTGTCGGTCAAAGTCGCGCATGGCAGGATGCCGGCCGTAAAAATCGACGAAACGATTGTTGGCTTCGCGAGAGGAGATGGAGACATCTTGCTCGCCACCAATATCATCGAGAATGGGCTCGACGTTCCGCGGGCGAATACCATGTTCATTTGGCACCCAGAGCGTTTCGGGCTTGCTCAACTTCATCAACTGCGCGGACGCGTCGGTCGTTCAGGCGCGCAGGGCAGAGCGACCCTGTTGCTGGAAGAGGGTTCAGATCTGGGCGAAGACGCCATGTCGCGGCTTTCGACCCTTGTTGAGAGTGACCGGCTGGGATCTGGCTTGGCCATCAGTGTTCGCGATCTTGATTTGCGTGGCGGTGGCGACATCGCTGGCGATGATCAGGCCGGGCATATGAGGGTGATCGGGGTTGGACTATACCAAAAGCTTTTAGCTGGGGCTGTCGCAAAACTGGGCAAAAAGCCATCGCCTTTCCCGCCACGGACGATCCTTCAGCTTGACGCGGCAGCCACGATCCCGGCAAACTATGTGTCGGACCCCGCCACCAGACTCAATCTCTACGCCAAGCTCTCCCGCGCCTCGAACCTCGCGGAGATAGATGATCTCAAAGAAGAGTTTGAAGACCGGTTCGGTGAATTGCCTTCAGAGGTCCTCATCCTGCTGCGAACAAGCCGCCTTCAGCTAATTGCGGCGCGCCTCGGCATATCGAAGCTCGAGGCTGGACCAAAGGCGCTCGCATTGACCTTCACACAGAGGACACCAGCCAAGGTTCTCGCACATCTCACGAAAAAGGCTGGAGCAATGCAACGGGACGACAGGCTGATCTTCCAGATTTCGAGCGATCGCGGCGAAGAGCAGTTGAAACAGTTCGAGCAGATCCTGGCGGAAGCGCAAACGAGGGTAAAGTAAGAGCTAGAGCGTTTCCATTTATAAAGGAAACGCTCAAAATGCGCTCTACGGTCGACGTTGCTTCGCCAATGTGCGCCAGGTTATCAGTAGCATTCGCGAAATGTCACGATTTAGGTTAAGCAGCTAACTTCCTGATCAGGAAACAGAAACTGGCTTCGACCTCATCATGTTTGCTGTTGCCGGATCGGCTCGGCGGCAGAGCCTTGGCGGCAATCCCTTCATGATAAGCTCGACATCCGCAACGGCCATCGAACCCAAGGCATAGAAAGCGTCGCGCGTGCCGCCCGTCCTGTGAGCCGAGAGAAGAACACCAGGTGCTTGACGCACAGGATCGTCTGGACCGACGGGCTCCTCCGGAAACACATCCGTCGCCACCCTGATGTGGCCCGATGCTGCAGCCTCAATCATCGCCGGAAAGTCAACGACGTCAGCACGGCTCATCAGCAAGAATGCCGCGCCCGGCTTCATCGAGGCAAATTCCTTCTTGCCGAGAAACCCCTCGTTTTCGCTGGTCACACTGGCAAAGACGAAAACCACCTGGCTTTCGCGCAGGACGTCATCGAGCGTCGATGGCAGACAATCAAGTCGCTCGACGATCTCTTTTGGAAGCCAGGGATCGAACACGCGGACCGTGTTTCTAAAGGGCCGAATAAGCTCTCGCAATTCACGACCAAGATCCCCGAAACCGATGATACCCACCGGCGCTCCGGCAAAACGGAATGTCTCCGCATTACCCTCTAGCCCATAATGCTCGGTTCCCTGCCTGAACGCGCGATCCGCCGCGGTAATGCCGCGCGCTAGGTCAAGCGCCATGGCAAGCGACGCTTCCGCAACCGGTGACGCGAAAGCCGAGGCCGGTGTGATGACCCATATGCCTCGCTCGACACAGGCCTGGTAATCGATGTTCGGGAGAAAATTCGATTCCACATTTATGATCGCCTTCAATCGCGGCGCCCGATCCAAACGTTCCCTTGGCATATCCGTCTGGCCGAAAATCAAAACCGTGTCAGGAAGATAGCGCTCCACCTCTTCGGCAGGCATCTGGCGGTCTTCGGATACGATCACCTCACCGAGCGCCTCCAGCCGGGCTCGAACGGAAGGCTCCATGATCAGGTCCAGCGTCCTCGGCAATGGATCGACCAGTATGATATTGCGGCTCATCGTTTCCTCCCTCGAGAATCGCGTGAGCAGCAGATTAGCGTGAACACCCCCTCGACGGGCAAGCTCAATTCGGCAATGATTCCGGTCGAAAACTATGAGTGCCGATTTCACGTCTCAACCCCATAAGAACCATGGGAGCAGACAGATGATGCTGTCTGCTCCCTCCTTGCTTACATCGCCGGCAGAACGGCGATGTCTCTCACTTCATTCTCCAGGCCGGTGATCGCGCCGATTTCGGTCGCTTTGCCGGTTTCCAGATTGACGGTGTAGAGCATCTTGTTTGCCACGAGGTAGGCGGTGTTTTTCCCGCCTTCCATGCCCTGAACATCGAAGGCATAGGTCGCCGGCTTATCCTTGAGGCCAAGCTTACCGATCGCCTTCAGCGTCCCATCATTCGGTTTGGTTTGCTGGATCAACGCGCCGATGGTGGCGTCGATATTGTACATAGCCGTCTTTTCCGGCTTTCCGATGGAGTTCGTATAGGCGGCCGCGACGATGTTCGGCGTCTCTGCCTTGTGCATATCGCCTTCCTCGAAGGCGAGCGTGCCGTCGACCGTCACTGCGCCCGTGTCCGGGTGAACCCGGTGGTTGGTGGTGCCGGTCATAAAACGCAGGCGATCGGCCATGGGATTGAAATCGACCACTACTGGCGCGTCGGTAATTGTCAGCATCTTGTCCATCTTGGCGATATCGCTTGCAGCACCCGTCTCCAGATTAATGCTGACAATGCGATGATCAGGCGTAACACCGATAACGGTCTTGTTGCCGGGGCGATAATCGATGCCGACGAGCTTGTCGACGCCTGTTACGTCCATTGTCTTCGATACGGCGGGCTTTTCCGTGTAGAACATGACGAGCGTCTTATCGCCGCTCAATCCAAGTATCGGTGCTGCCAGCGCGGATGTCGAAGTAGCGATGACGGATATGGAGGCTGCCAAAGCGAAACGAATAGTCTGCATAATCTTCTCCCGTGCGTTTGAATTCGAAGAAGGATTCGCCACATGGCTCTGAACCCTTCATCTTGGAGACACCCCGGATGATGCGATTGGATGCAGCAGGAGAAAATTTTTTTTGAGAGATGCATCTAACAGCCGTCGACACGGGTATAGCTTGAAAAGCAACGGGTTTACCTTTCCGGTCGGAGGAGACGGGTTTGACAGTGATGGGCTCCATGCCGATTGATCTCGAAAAGGCCCTCGATCGCTGCGCCAAAGGCGACCGTCTGGCATTGCGGCAAATATTCGATCAGGAAGCTGGCAAACTTATCGCGGTTGCCCAACGTATCGTTAGACGTCGTGAGCTTGCCGAAGAGGTGGTGCAAGACGCATTTATCCGCATCTGGACGCACGCCCATCAATACCGCTCCGATAGCGGTTCGGCGCGCGGCTGGATTTATGCCATCGTCCGCAACAGAGCGCTCAACCTGCTGCGCGACGGTAGACGAGAACACTCAGTCGAAGACGTTGAAGCGCTTCGCGATGATCAGCAGGCGGATGAGATTATGGCGGCCTGGCATCGTCTGGATCGCAATTCGCGCCTATACGAGTGCCTCGGTACATTGGACGCCACCAAGCGCCAAGGCATCCTGATGGCCTATGTCGGGGGCTATTCTCATGGCGAGATCGCCGGCCGGTTGCGCATACCGCTCGGCACCACAAAATCCTGGATCAGGCGTGGACTGTCGGCGCTGCGGGAGTGTCTGGCATGACCTATGACCGCAAGGATGTGCTCAATCTTGCCGACGAATATGTGCTCGGGTTACTCGACGCAGTTGAGGCCGGAGAGATCGAGGATTCCATGAAACGTGATCCCGAACTACAGGCCGCGATCGCAGCAAGCAGGGATCGGTTCCTGCCACTCGACACGGGACTTGCGCCTCAATCGGTGAGTGAAGACCTTTGGCAGCGCATCGAGTCCGCCCTACCCCAACAAGAGAAGCCTGCCACCGCTCTGCCGGTCGCGAATGACAATGGTGTACGGCGCTGGAAGTTTGCAGCGTTCACCTCGCTTGCAGCCTCTCTGATCCTCGCTGTTGGACTTATCTACAGCCTCACTAGAACAGTGGAACCGCTGGTCATTGCGGTGCTGGTCAACGATGCCGGCGAGGTTCAGGCCGTTGTCGAGGATTTCGGCAATGACGAAGCGTCTGTCCGGCTGCTGGCCGATTTCGCCGTTCCACGCGACAAGACGATCCAGGTCTGGACCTTGCCGTCCCGTGATGTCGGACCCGTCTCACTCGGTCTGCTTGAGGGCGTGCGCTCGGCGCGCCTGCAAGGGCCAGCGCTTCCAAGACCACGCGCCGATCAACTTTATGAGCTGACGCTCGAGCAGGCAGGCGGCTCACCGACAGGCCGTCCAACGGGACCGATCCTGGCGAAGGGATTTGCACGCATGCCGCGCTAGCACTTCGCTGCCAAATCGAACCCCGGATGGAACTTGGGCCTCTTACATTCTAAGCTGAATGATGCTTCCGCATGTACTGAAGAAGAGGCCAATGGCGAATCCGCGTTTGGATCCGCCATCATGTTTAGCTCGTGATCAGATGCGCCTAGCCTATCTTGTCACATAGCGCTTCCAGGGATGCTCTTCTTTGAACCCTAGAACTTCTCGCGCTTTGCGATTGGACAGCGGCGCTTCGTCCCTTCCCATTTCACGCGTCACAGGCGTATTGGGAGCATATCTAGCGAGGAATTCCGCCGTCGGCAGATCGGCCGTAATGGTGTCGTTGACCGCGTTGAACACCTGAAAGCCCAGTCCATCTTTCTCGATACAGAGATGAACAATCTCGCCAAGATCGCGCGCATCGATGTAGCTCCAGGCATTGCGTTTGCGAGACATCGGGTTGTCGATGAAGGCCGGAAAGTTGCTGTACTCATGCGGCTCGATCACATTGCCGATGCGCAGGGCGTAGATATCGGCCTTGTATCGCATAGCGAAGGCGCGTGCCGTCTTCTCGTTCACCAGCTTGGAGAGACCATAGCTGTCCATCGGGTCGATATCGTAATCCTCTTCCAGAGGGAACGAATGGAAGTCCTTGTCTCCTTCGGCAAAGCACACGCCATAGGTCGTCTCGCTGGAAGCAATGATGACTTTGCGAACGCCGAGCTTCATCGCAGCTTCGATGACATTGTATGTGCCGACCACATTGGCCTGAAATGTCTTGTTGTCAGGCTCGATCAACACACGAGGGATCGCCGCGAAGTGCACGACGGCATCGGGCGCCGAAGGCAGAGCGCCGTTTTCAAAACCTTCGAAACCATTATGCGTCGTCAGTGCATTGAAGACCTGACCGCTATCGGTGACATCCGCGATCAGCGTGTTCACTCCTGGTAAGTCCAAGGGCTTCAAATCGATATTGAGGACGGAGTATCCCTTTTCCAGAAGCTTGGGAACGGCATGGCGTCCAGCCTTGCCTGTGCCACCGGTGAAAACGATGCGTTTGGTCATGTCTTGCCTCCTCTTGCAACTCCCGCGCCTCTCGATGGCGATCGCTACGAATCTGATCGCGGCCACCGTTTGCGCCCGCTATACATACGACATTAAGTCCCGCCTCCGCGCAACGCAGGAAATTGAAAGCAAACTTAATCGTGATCTTCCAGTCACTTAAAAAACTTTATAAAGGCAATCACAACGTTCCCAACGCGCTTCTGTTCAGCAGCTTTGCCACCCAATCCACAAAGACACGAACCTTGTTGGTCACGTGTCTGGTCTGCGGGTAGACGATATAGATCGGCATGGGCTCGCTTTTCCATTCAGGCAAAACACGCACCAACTTTCCCTCTTTAATCTCGTCCCTTATCGAGAACGGCACCAGTTGCCCGACCCCCATTCCGGCAACCACAGCATGCTGATAGGTTCTCGCATCATTCGCGGACACGATATACCGCGGACTGATTTCAACTGAACGGGTACCATTGTCGAAGGCCATGCTCATGACTTGGCCGGCATTGGCGTTCAAGTACCCAACACAGTGATGATCGACCTCAAGGTCTTCAGGTGTCTGCGGCATACCAAACCGCTCGATGTAAGCGGGTGCGGCAACAGTGAGAAAGTCGAGTTCCGAGACTTTTCGAGCGATCAGCGACTGGTCGCGCAGGGTCCCCACGCGCAAGGCACAGTCCACGTTTTCGGCGATGTAATCGACCAGACGATCTCCGACACCGATGTCGAGCCGGATCTGTGGGAAGCGCTGGTGGAAATCGCAAAGGTTGGGAATGATGATCTCGTCAGCGAACATCCCGGCCATTTCCACACGCAGGCGACCAGAAGGCTGGACATTGGCGCTTGAAACGCTACCATCCAACTCGTCGATCTCCGCCAGAATTTGCGTTGCCCGCTCGTAATAAAGAGCGCCATCCGTGGTCACCATCACGCGGCGCGTCGTTCGGTTGAGCAAGGTCGTGCGCAAATGCGCCTCAAGCCCTTGCACCATGTTCGTCACGGTCGTCTTGGGAATGTTCAAGGCATTTGCAGCTTTCGTGAAGTTCCCTGTTTCAACGACCCGCGCGAATGCCCGCATCGCAGCCAGCTGATCCATCCTGCCACCTCGCGTTATTGTCCGTGAATTTGGAATAGTGTTTTCGAATTTGGATGCTTGCGCAACTTATCCCGAACAATATATCAATATTAGAAAGCACTACAAGAGACATAGACAGAGTCTCTGAAGGAAACGACGATGGACACCCGGTGGCACCAAATGGAGACGAGCGGCACAGCGTGCACGTCCCTCTCCGTGCGTGTCTACAGCAACGAAGGCAAGGTGCGCACGCCGCCGCTGGTCCTTTATCTCAGAGGTGGCTCCTTTCTGGCAGAAGGGGCGCGCAGTGTGAGGAGCTACCAGTCGCGAAAGCGCTTGCCGAAAGTGGAGCGGTGGTCATTGAGGCGGATTACAGCACCGGCTCCTGCAATGAGTTTCCGGCTGTGATCGATCGGGCTTTCGATGCGCTGGATTGTCTGAGCAATAGCCGCAAGCAGTATGGCAGTGCGAAGTCCCTGCTGTTCGTGGCCGGCGAAGAGGCAGGCGGCAATGTCGCTGCGGGCTTGGCTTTGAAGGCGCGCGATCGGATGCCGGGTAAATTGGCAGGGCAGATTTTACTGTCGCCGATGATCGATCCGTTGATGGCGTCGACGTCTTTCAGGGATGCCGACAAGATCGGGATGCGGCAGCGTTGGGCGGAAGGCTGGAGCCGGTATTTGGCAAAGGCCTGTGGGGTGGCCCACCCTTATGCGGCACCCTGCCAGTGTACGAGGCTAGACCGAGTGGCACCGGCTCTCATTTTTACTGCTGAGGACGACCCTTTGCGGGACGAGACTGTCAATTACGCCGGGCGCCTGCGTGATGCAGGAATACAGGTTCGGCTCCATGTTTTCCCTGCTGGCTCCAACTGGACAGGGCTTTATCGAGGTGAAGGTGGCAAATGGCTTCCGGCTGTTTGCAATGAATTTTCGGGTTTTGTTCAAGACCTAAAGCACTAGCATTTAAGACAATCACTGATCGGCTTCCTCACGAAGCCAAGGAGTATCCCATGACGCTCAAGAACAAGCGCCGTGCCCTTGCGGGT
Coding sequences:
- a CDS encoding DUF4394 domain-containing protein, whose protein sequence is MQTIRFALAASISVIATSTSALAAPILGLSGDKTLVMFYTEKPAVSKTMDVTGVDKLVGIDYRPGNKTVIGVTPDHRIVSINLETGAASDIAKMDKMLTITDAPVVVDFNPMADRLRFMTGTTNHRVHPDTGAVTVDGTLAFEEGDMHKAETPNIVAAAYTNSIGKPEKTAMYNIDATIGALIQQTKPNDGTLKAIGKLGLKDKPATYAFDVQGMEGGKNTAYLVANKMLYTVNLETGKATEIGAITGLENEVRDIAVLPAM
- a CDS encoding sigma-70 family RNA polymerase sigma factor; translated protein: MGSMPIDLEKALDRCAKGDRLALRQIFDQEAGKLIAVAQRIVRRRELAEEVVQDAFIRIWTHAHQYRSDSGSARGWIYAIVRNRALNLLRDGRREHSVEDVEALRDDQQADEIMAAWHRLDRNSRLYECLGTLDATKRQGILMAYVGGYSHGEIAGRLRIPLGTTKSWIRRGLSALRECLA
- a CDS encoding anti-sigma factor, which produces MTYDRKDVLNLADEYVLGLLDAVEAGEIEDSMKRDPELQAAIAASRDRFLPLDTGLAPQSVSEDLWQRIESALPQQEKPATALPVANDNGVRRWKFAAFTSLAASLILAVGLIYSLTRTVEPLVIAVLVNDAGEVQAVVEDFGNDEASVRLLADFAVPRDKTIQVWTLPSRDVGPVSLGLLEGVRSARLQGPALPRPRADQLYELTLEQAGGSPTGRPTGPILAKGFARMPR
- a CDS encoding NAD-dependent epimerase/dehydratase family protein; translated protein: MTKRIVFTGGTGKAGRHAVPKLLEKGYSVLNIDLKPLDLPGVNTLIADVTDSGQVFNALTTHNGFEGFENGALPSAPDAVVHFAAIPRVLIEPDNKTFQANVVGTYNVIEAAMKLGVRKVIIASSETTYGVCFAEGDKDFHSFPLEEDYDIDPMDSYGLSKLVNEKTARAFAMRYKADIYALRIGNVIEPHEYSNFPAFIDNPMSRKRNAWSYIDARDLGEIVHLCIEKDGLGFQVFNAVNDTITADLPTAEFLARYAPNTPVTREMGRDEAPLSNRKAREVLGFKEEHPWKRYVTR
- a CDS encoding LysR family transcriptional regulator, which translates into the protein MDQLAAMRAFARVVETGNFTKAANALNIPKTTVTNMVQGLEAHLRTTLLNRTTRRVMVTTDGALYYERATQILAEIDELDGSVSSANVQPSGRLRVEMAGMFADEIIIPNLCDFHQRFPQIRLDIGVGDRLVDYIAENVDCALRVGTLRDQSLIARKVSELDFLTVAAPAYIERFGMPQTPEDLEVDHHCVGYLNANAGQVMSMAFDNGTRSVEISPRYIVSANDARTYQHAVVAGMGVGQLVPFSIRDEIKEGKLVRVLPEWKSEPMPIYIVYPQTRHVTNKVRVFVDWVAKLLNRSALGTL